The uncultured Methanolobus sp. sequence AGGAAACTATTGAAGGATTCAGCAACGTCTCTGTCAGTCCCATTACGACGCAAGCTTAATCTTGCATCTTCTTTACCGGATTCGATTGAATCCAGAACTTCAATGATTTCTCTTTTTTGTTTGTCATACCCTAACATGTTTTCACCACATAAAAATAGACAATGATGCCTGTTTTATCTGTACATACAAGTTATAACTTACTTAATATTATAAGCCTGTACACACATTAATAATATATTAATAGTATATAAGTGTAACATTTAATCAGAATAATCTAATTATCTACGACATTACCGGATACTTTTTCATATCCGGACATACAAATATATGTATAACAGCATAGGCTAATAGATATCAAGTTTAGTCGTAAAACGCATCATAAAGAGGGAATTTGATGAAGAGAATATACAAATATTATCCGGAAGATTTTGGCGAACTGAATGTAAAAGTCATTCACATGGATCTTGTATTCGAGATTTTTGATGATCATACAAAAGTAACATCGGATCTGAAATTGCAAACCCTCGAAAAGCCCATTGATGAACTTGAATTGAACTGCAAGAAACTGGAAATATTATCAGTAAATTGCAAAGAATATGATATTGACCATGAATACAAAATAAAAGATGACATTCTTCTTATCAAATTCAAGCAAACAGTACCTGAGAATACTGAAATTGTCATCAGTACTGAAACTATTTGCAGACCCACAGACAATATACTGGAAGGTCTCTATTACGATGAAACACCTGCAGGTGCTCCACCACAGCAGATAACCCAGTGCCAGCAGTGGGGATTCCAGAGAATTGTGCCCTGTATCGATGACATGACCGCAAAGTGCACATATACTACCACCATCATCGCTGATGAGAGATACACAAATCTCATCACAAACGGAGATATTATTGAAGAAAGACACTCTGTCGGAAACGGCAGGGACAAGATTGTCTATGACAATTCTGTCACCCCGATGGCAACCTATCTTTTCTTCCTTGGCGCAGGCACATATGATGCGTTCAAAAAGGAATTTGAATATCCGGACGGCCATACATTTGATCTTGAACTGCTGGTTCCCCCAGGTTCTGACCCTGTAATTGCCGGAAAATCCCTTGATGTCCTCTATGATTCAATTATGTGGATACACCTGTTTACCGGCCCTGAACAACATAACCAGATTGAAAAGCGCAACCAGATCATGAATATGATCAAGCAAAGGGATCTTCTCAAAAGTGAAAAAGAAAATGCTGGTGAGAAACTGGAAAAGATAAGGGAAGAACTGAAAAATGCGATTGCTGCAATTAAGCCAGGATACAAGTACACCGGAACAGTCTACAGGGAGATCGGAATGCAGAATTCCAATTTCGGCGGAATGGAAAATGTTGGAAATACCACAATCAGCACCAATCGTATAATGCCATTCCCTGAGATGACAGACACTGCTTTTGAGTATCTTATGAGAGTGAAAGTGCATGAGTTCTACCACAACCTGAACGGCTCTGAGGTTACAGGATGGAGTCCTTTTGAGATCTGGCTTAACGAAGCTGTTACTGTTCATATTGAAAGGATGTATCACGCATATCACTTTGGAGAAGAATACAGCCGTCTTGGTGAAGTACTAACTCTTCTTGCACCGGGATCAGGGACTTTTGCCCTTGACAGGGGAGCAGCTTCGATGCCAATCATCCCGGACGGGTTCAATGATCCTGATGACCTCATTAGTGCAGTAACCTATGTCAAAGCTCCTGAGTTCGTGAATATGTTAGAAACAATGATGGGAAATGAGACTTTTGTAAAAGCTCTGGATGCCTATCATTCCAAATATAAGCATTCTAATGCCACAAGCTGGGAATGGATTGATGTTATGGAAGAAGCTTCAGGCCTTGAATTAAAAGACATGGCAAATATATGGCTGAAGCAAACACAGTTCCCGGTTCTTAATGTAGAATCTTCTTACAATGAAAACGAAAGAAAATGCACTCTATCTTTCAGGCAGGAAATTCCTGAAGGCAGATCCTTCTGGGAATTACCAATATGCGTAGCTCTTGTAGATGAAAACGGAAATGATCTCGCTGAAGTTATGGAACGTATGACTGACAGGGAACAGGTAATAGTAATTGATAATGTAGATAAACCTGCATTCCTTTCCCTGAACCGCAACTATTCATTCTTCGGAAAAGTTGTCCATGAAGCAACTATTGGTGAACTTATCCTGCAGGCTAAAACTGATTCAGACCTTATTAACAGGTTCCTTGCATTTTACAGGATACTGGATTCTGAGAAGATGAAACTGATCGAGGATAACGAAACAGTACCATCAGATGAATTCATTGAACTTTTCCATGAACTTATTATGGATTTAGATCTGATGGATAGGGCTGGTGCTCAGTTCCTGACTATTTTTGAGTCTGTGGAAGATGAGAAATTTGAACACAGCTATCAGTTGTTGTATGAAGTAAAACAGAGACTTCTCAAAGCAATAGCAAACAGACATGAGGACAGTCTTATATCACTGTATGAGACTTGCAATGCAAAGATTGTTGATAATTCAGATTACCTTGAATACCAGGTTCATGCAATCAAATGTCGACAGTTAAAGAACAAATGCCTATCTATTCTTTCAACCCTTGATAACCCGCTTGTCCATGGTATAATCAAAAAACAATTTGAAACTGCAGAAAATGCCACGGATAAGTTAGCAGCTTTCAGTCTTTATCTTGACAGTTCTGCATCTGATAAGATAGAGCTCATGCAGAATTACCAGAAGGAAGCGGAAAAGAATCCGGTTAGCTGGGAGGCCTTCCTGAGAGTTATTGGAAGCAGCAGCGGGGATGATGTAACCGATCTTGTAAGACAGGTTGAAAAGTCACAAGCTTTCAGGATTGAACAGGCAAATGACCAGAGAGCACTTTTGGGAAGTTTTGCATACAACAGGAAGATGTCCCTGCAAACCGAAAAGGGAAGAGAGCTTCTAAACGAAACTATTCCAAAACTGGCCACGGTGAATGAATACAATACCGTAGGCATTCTCAATGTGCTTGCCAATATTGACAGGATGGAAGAAGGATATCATGTTCCACTTGTAGAAATGATGCTCGGATTCCTGAATAAGCTTGATGCCGAGAATAATCCGAGTGTGTACAACAGAATAAGGAAAATATTGCTTAATACGCCAAGTGCGGTAAAAAAATATGAGGAGCTCAATGGGAAAGTTGACCTGAGTTGAAACCTGAAACCTGAAACCTGATTTCTTCATTATGAAACAACATCATAATGAAGAATACAGGATGCTTTTCTGAATGTGGGGATCAGGCCCATTATATACCCTTTCAGACCCCACCTTTTTTTCTCCACATCCATATAATAAAGAGTATCATGGTGTCTGATATTTTGGTCCCAGCATTCAATTTCCGAAGCATCATTCAGGCCCCATATGAAATCCGCATTCATATGCTTTATAGTATCATGCAATTTTGAATGCTTACATGTCCATTCACTTACTGCATCAAAATGAATCTCAGATCCCGGGAAATGTCTGGCAAGATTACAGATCACGGATTTTACCTGGTTTTTCCGGAAATACATCAATACTCCTTCAATCACAAAAATAAAATTACCCTGCGGATGACTGGCTGCCAGCATTTCCATCCAGTCCGTTTCAAGCATTGAAGCACTTATGTACTTCTGGTTTGACTTTGGCGGCAGAAGCGTTTGCCTGAGTTTGATCACTTCAGGTAGATCAAGTTCGTAGAATACAGCTTTTTTGCTATTGGAAAGTCGCTGGTATCGCGTATCAAGTCCGCAGCCGATCAGGACAACCACAGGTTGCCGGTGCTTTTCAATAAAGTCAGACACTTTAGTATCAAAGTGACGAACTCTTATTGAAGTCCCGATACCACTCATTTTGCCTTTACTGAACTTTGAAAAATCATAATCGATTTTACTGACAAGTTTTTCTGCGGTTGTATCCCTGATAATTCCGTCAGGATTTTTTGTCTCCTGACTTCGCATGTATAAAGTGATAAACAAAGTCTCAGCTATTTCATTTGATATCTGAGGCCGGATCTTTGGAATTAAAGATTCTTGCATAATGTCACTCCCTGAAATAGTTTAATTGAACTTCATCATTTACGTCCCTTTATTTTCATAACCCCCAGCAGGACTGCAAGAGTTACCAGAAATGCAACTGTCATTCCTGATATCGAAAACAGAGCAGAAGTATCTTTCAAAGCTGCAGGTGTTTCCCCTTCGGAAGAAACAGGGACATCATCTACAGTGCTTTCAAGCTCTCCGTTTTCATCCTCATTAACAATATTGACATCTTCATCTTCTGCAGAAGAAGTTGATGAGGAAGAAGTTAAGGTTCCACTGCCACCTGAACTGCCGGAAGATGAACTGCTTTTAGAACTATCATCTGTACCTGAATCTGAAGAGGCAGGCACTGACAGGTCAAGACTTACAGTATCACCGGGATTTGAGCTGCTAAAATCTGCCCCGGAAATTTCAGATTCAACACCATTAACGTAGAACTTTATATGTTCATAATCCTCAGATTCACATGTTACAACCAGTTTTGTACTCGGCTGATCCCCATATACTCCTTCCGAACCAACAGTAGTGCTTCCTATAACTTCCCCGTCAAGTTCTGCTGTAATCTCTGTCCCTGCCGTTACTGCTTCATCTCCCATGCTGACACTGCCTTCCAGTATCAACGGAAGAGAAGGAACCGCACCGGTATCTGCAGATGCAGGCATGGCGGAGACCCCTGCAACCAGCACAACAAGCAGAACCAGAAATCTTGACTTATAAAAACTATGTATTCCAAATTCAAAAAACATTTTTACACCTCAAACTGAAATAATGAAAAGAAGATGGGATATCCCATCTTCAAGTCTTTCCAGTCCAAATCTCTGTCATCCGTCCCTCAGAATCCGTACAGTGTGGTCTCCTGTGTCACAAGAACCCAGTACCCGTTGTAGGGATCCATCTCGAAAAAGTCCGTACCTACATGACTACCTGAAACGACGCCTGTTTCGCCATTATGGCCCACAAATCCGTAAGTCATATCTTCCGGATCATAAGGTCCTTTGATCAGTGAATATGAATCATCCATTGACTGGAGAGTCATTTCCGCAGACAGGGAATCATCCGCATCACTGTACCCTATGGCATTCCAGCCTTCCTGCAAGGTTATAGTTGCAGGAACAGCAGGTACTTCAGGTTCGAGCATGTCTTCTGTGATGTACTGGACAGATTCTTCAGAATTCTTAATCCAGTATGCTTTGAGAGGTTCAAGGTCTGTGAAATCCACACCGCCCTGTTCCCACATGCCTGATGATGTGTTGTAATACACTATCGCATCGTAGTTTACCCCGGAAAGGACAGCATCAACGTTACTATTGCTCAGTGCAGCAGGCACTGAAATGAAGTTCCAGCCCGCATCAATGGCAAGACCACCCGGAAGCACAACATCCGCTTCAAATAACTCATCTGAAGGGCTGTATGTCATACGTTCCTGCATGATGGATTTAAGCAACCTGAACGCCTGTTTTTCCTCTGGACTGGCAGTGCCAAGTTTGGATTTTGTCCTGAGTTCGTACATATTCTCCGGGAACACATCATCCTGTACTGTCACAGTAACTGTGTTTTCCGTAGATTTCTGCTCAAAGATGTAAAAGTAGTTCTCCGGCTTGATGTAGGTTGTATTTGTACCGTCCGGTGCATCTATTGTGTAATCCTCAGAGAGACCACCAAGAATGTACAGGAACACTTCCTCGTGACCGTCTGAAGGATGTCCGCTTGTTATGCTGATGTCCCCTCTTACAGGAAGGTCATTCCAGACTTGCCCGTATGAGAAAGCCACAAAGGAAGACCTGTATGCAGTTACTCCGCAGAGACAGGCTTCAATGTCTTCAAGGGACAATGAAAGCAGCTCATCGTCATCGTAGATTGAGAGTTCAGGATACGGAAGCTCCTGTGCAACCATGACTTCTATCCAGTCTCCTACGCTTGTGTGCGGTGTCAGTGCCCTGTCACCAGCTTCAGGATACTCATAATCCAGACCATCCAGCAATGAAGGAATCTTTGTGTTTGTGTAATATCCCTCGCAGATGAACAACGGGATCACAATCGCATGCGATGTTTCAGCAACCTCACTTACGACATTGCTTAGTTCATATTCTTCGGAAGACTCATCAACATTCATGAATCCATATTTCACATCTTCAATATCAATACCCATGCTATGTCTCAGGATGAGTTTTGTCTTGCTGGCAAGTGAACTGGCACTCTCGTTCCAGCCTTCGATATCTTCACCGGTAGTACCGTGCAGAGCAAGGACAACTGTCCCGCCTTCTGCGTTATCAGTCAGTTTGGCTGCTCTATCTGCGATAATTTCCGCAATAAAGGAGTGGTCGTCCATTGCATCACAAAGAACTATTATCGCATTCGTGTCCACCTGCGTAAGGTCTTCCTCCGGCTCGTCATCACTGAGTCCGAGAATATATTTTATCTCGTCAATGTGACCGCTGTTGGATGATACGAAGAGAGGGACTGCTACGATATCCGTAACTCCCTGTTCCTCAAGTTTTTCAACTGCATCAGGGATAGTTTCGTTGTCAACCATTTCAAGGAATCCTATTTCAACAGGATAATCCAGGTTTGCATCGGCAACGGCATCCCTGACCGAATCACACCAGCTTTCGCTTGTACTGCCGTGGGCTACCACCAGAATTCCCACGGTTCCACTGCCTGATTCTTCAGAAGAGGCACTGGCACCTGCAGGTAAACTAATAATCAATACCACCATAAAGACCAACAGAATAGTTGTAATGGCCTTTGAGATTACTTTTTGCTTTTTTCTCATAATCGTCACATCCTCTTAGGACGTCTCATAATAAGCCATTAGGAACATGTATAGGAAACCCTAAGAAAGTTAGAAAAAATACTACAACCTAACATGTGGCCCAAAAACAGCTGCGTTGAATGTAAGATGTACTTGGTGGCAGTTCAGAAATCAAATGACAGTCTCTAAAGTAAACTAAATAATATAGTATATACGAAAAATGTAAATACTACAGAAACATTATAGAATTTGCTACCGTACAGCAATATACCTTACAGCACATTCAGCTTCCTAGCGTAGTACATAGGTCACTCTTAAAGGTGCAATATCATTTTCCAGAACGCTGTATGGTAGCATCCGCACAACTTTATTTTAGCAAAGGTGTAGCTGTACAGGGAAAATTCTTTTTTGGATCATGTTTTGTTCAGACGTTTATAAGTTGTTACTATGAGGAAGATGAGTATTCCTGTGAAAACAATGACACCTGCCGCTGCTACATCCATTACACCGGAAATTACTATTCCTGTTATCATGCTAAGAAGACCGAAGGCCATGCTGTAGATTGCGGTATTGCGGAATGATTGCTCCAGTTGCAGTGCTGTGAGGGCAGGAATGACAATAAGTGCAACTACAAGGATAATTCCCACCACTTTTATTGAGAGCACTATTGTTATGCCCATGAGAATATTGAAAACAACAGATATCTTTGAAACCGGGATACCATTCATCCGGGAAGCCCGCTCATCGAATGTGATTGCCATAAGTTCCTTGTACAGTAACATCGTAACCGCAAAAACTGCAAGTCCCAATACGCATATAAGCATCATGTCATCCATTGTGATGGTCAGTATGGAACCGAAAAGATAGTCCATAAGAGCAACATTAAACCCACCCGCAATGCTGATAACTATGAGTCCGAGAGAGAATCCTCCTGCAAGCATGACAGCCATAGCTGAATCTGATTCTGCAATACCTCTGCTTCTCATGTAAGATATCCCGAGAAGTGAAAGAATCGAGATTATCATCGCAGTGAATATGGGGTCTGTCCCAAGCAGAAGTCCAAGAGCGATCCCTCCAAAAGCAGTGTGGGCTACGCTGTCACCTATCATTGATTCTTTCCTCAGGACAATGAAAAGGCCCATTGTAGAACATATAAGGGATATCAGGCATCCGCCTACCAGTGCCATCTGGAAAAAAGGCATTCTCAGCAATTGGGGAAGGTCACCAAGAAGAAGATCAAGCACCATTGAAATCACCCTGGCATTTATGATCGTGGAATACAAAGTGGAAATGCTCCCCATAAGCCTGTTGCAGGAAATCGTTCGGATCAAGGTCAGGTCTTATCTCAGAATCGTGAACCTTATTATTTACACAGATCACCCTTGACATACGACAGAATACAGCTGTCAGGTCATGGGACACAACCAGAATAGTTAATTTCCTGTGAAGATTCAGATTGCTCAGGGTCTTATAGAACCTCTCCTGTGTCTCAAAATCCATACCGGTAATTGGCTCGTCCAGGAAAAGGACTTCAGGGTCCCTTACAAGAGCCTTTGCAACAAATGCCCTTTGTTTCTGTCCTCCTGAAAGCTGTCCTATTCTTCGGTTTGCAAGATCGGATATACCCATAAGGTCCATTGCTTCATTGACTTTGTCCCAGTCCTGTGAATTAAGCCTCCTGAACAGGTTCGATTTTCTGACCCGTCCTAAAGAGACAAGTTCTTTGACACTCAAAGGAAAATGATAATCAAATTCGATGGCATTCTGCGGGATGTAAGCCACTTTATCCCACTGGGTGAAACTGGCAGTATCCTGGCCGAACAGTTCAATACTCCCTTTTTCATGTTCGATCTCACCAAGTATGCTTAAGATCAGGGTGGTTTTTCCCCCGCCGTTGGGACCGATAATTCCAACATAGTCCCCTTTATGGATAGAAAAGCCTGCCTCCCGGATAATGTTACTGTTGCCCCTGTAAACATCCAGGTTGCTGACCTTGAGTACGATATCCTCCTTCTGTTTATCAATGATCATATGCTGAAGTCCTCGCAAAGTTATTAGAATTATATGAAAATCACTATCATAAGCTGCAACCACAAAGGACACGGAGAATGAGAACTATTTCATTCTCTGTGTTCTTCATGAACTCTCTGGTGAAAAGCCTAAAGAGCGTGTTTTTGGCTGGTCCTTAATTATACCATATGCAGATCATGTGGCTCCAAGCCCTTTCTTGAGGGATTCGAGGTTTGCCTCCATCTGCTCAAGATAGTCCTTATTGTCAACAGTTCCTGTCATGATATACAGGGTTTCAACCTGCACTTCCTTCCCGCTCAGGCTTTCAGTGTTGCTTTTTAATGTCTTTACATATGCATCTGAATAAACCGGGTCGACATACAGGAAATAAGTATCAGTTTCTATCATCTTATTAACAAGAGCCGCCATGGCCGAGGAGCTTGGCTGTTCATCTGCCGATATACCGATAACTCCTTCCTGCTCAAAACCATACCTGTTGGCAAGATATCCATATGCGGAATGTGTCACGAAAATATACTCATTTTCGGTGTTGGCAAGTTCACTCATGTATCTTTCATCCAGGTCTGTCAGTTTGTCCTTCAAATTGTTCCACCTTTTAGTGTAGTAAGCTTCATTTTCAGGATCTGCCTGAACGATGGTCTCATATATTTGTTCTCCCTGCTGCATTGCAATATACGGACTTATCCATGTATGGGGGTCATAAACCTGGGCTGACATGGATTCCACAGCCACCAGTGCAAGCACATTGTTGGAACCGGGTTTTTCCTCAAGTTGCCATGTTTTAATAGCAGACATCTCTTCCAGGTCTATCAGATGAACATTGCCATCAGATGTCACTGCCCACAATGTATTTTTTTCCTGGTTTTCTATTATCCTTATAGCCTGTGGGAAGGAACCCTCAAGCTGGACATTGTGAGTGCCTCCTGTTGCCAGGTTTACCAGTACTACCTGACCATCACTGGGATCTGAAATGGCCACCAGGTTGCTGCCACTGATGAAAACAGAATTTGGCCAGCCATATTCTTCTGATACTTCCCGGACATGGACTTCTATCTCTTTCTCAAGAACCTCATTGACAAGATCGTAAACAACAATACTTGAATATTCCAGATCCAGAGACTCGTTACCTGTATATGAGATCAGACTTCTTCCATCATCACTGATCCATGAGCGGGTCAGGTATGTGCCATTGTGAGTATATGGGATCAAACCTTCATATCCTGAACCTGATACCTTGACAAGGCCAAAGCTATCCCCTCTGCCATTGAAGTACACATTGCCTGTAAACGGAGAATAGACTCCCCCATGCGGAGAGTCACCTGCATTGCCTTCGACCACTACATCACCACTAGAAGACTGGAGTATACGCAGGTTCTCTTCTGCCGGTGTATTCATTTCCCCGATGTATAGCAATCCATCCTCGTCATAAACAACAGTTGCATGACTTGTGGATGAAGTTCCCGGGTCTTCATATTTGCTATATGATCCCGGATTTTCGGTATCCACTACCAGAACCGCCTGTTCATTATCAAGGGCAAATGCTATCTGTTTACCATCGGTGGATATTGCATAATGCCGTGGATTTTCCGCATCAATGGTGCTTAGAACTTCAGGATCGTGGAAGTGGTCCCCATGTAATCCTGTGTTAAGCACTTTCAGGCTTTCAGGGTTGGGTACGAACAGATAACAAGTACCTAAGGAACTTCTGATAAATGGTGTATTATCAAAAAAGCCACTGTGTTTGGTGGCGTTCATAGCAAATGGCAGGGTGCTGACAAGAACTGCATCATCTTCACTTATATCATAGACAAGTGTTCTGGAGTTATCATTATCGAATATGAATAAGCGTGTAAGATCGTACTCATAGGATGTTGACAGGTCCAGCCCTTTTGTTGTTTCCACAACTGACATGTTGCTGCCCTCTAAAGCAGGCAGCAGACTGTACTCAACCCACTGCTCAAGACCTGCTCCGTTATATACAAATATGTCAGCTTTGCTGGCTTTGAGTACATCCGATGCAGACGGGTACCAGGAATGGACCTCTGTGTTCTCGGGAACAAGAAGATCGACTTGGACCTTATCCCCTCCTATTTCCCGGGCCATATATCCCAGAGGATATACACTTGTTACTATTTTCAGGTCTTCACTATCATCATCCACCTGTATCGAAAGAACAAGAGCAAGGAGGACAACTGCAACTAATACTCCAATTAATAGGAGTGAATTTTTCTTATCCATTATCAACAAATCCACCATTTTTTGGTTAGATACCAAATATACCATATGTTGTGACTATTGTTGATTTATCAATGAATATATAGTTTTCCTATTAGTCCTTTCAGAAATAATATATAATACATATATTAAAATCAGATGCATAAGAGCCCTAAAATATGAAAGCACATTATAAAAATCAAAACCGTTTTTGCATGCATACCAAACTTTAAATCATCACTATCCTCACTAATATATAGGCAGGTAATGGCCCGGAAAGGCTAAAGGAGTCCCAGGATCAGTTATTTTTTCCTTCACGAACCACTTCAGGCATAAAGTCCTGAATTTCTGATTCTATTTTCACGGCCAAAAAAATAAGTAGTTATTACAAATAAATATATAGTAACAAAATAATATTAGGAATACTAAATAATGCCCATGTGCAAAAGCAATCAGAATATTTGAGGCAAAGAACAATTATCTGATGGCTTTTCCGGGATGGTGAACTAATTGGTCAGTCATAATTTGAAAGATGTTTCTGAGACCCTTTTGATCCCTTTGTGGGCAAGGGCAGAAGAATGGGACAAAGCAGACCCTGTTATCATGGACGAACATGCACTTGACCTTGTCCGGGATATAGATTATGATTTTTCGAAGTTTAAAGGATCATGGATGTCCCAACTTGGCTGTGCGATCAGGGCGAACATACTTGACAGGGAAACAAAACGTTTCGTAAGAGAGTACCCGGATGCAGTTATCATCAATCTGGGTTGCGGGCTCGATACCAGATTTTTCAGAGTGGACAACGGGACTATAAACTGGTATGACCTGGACCTGCCTCCGGTAATCGAGGTGAGAAAACAATTCTTCCGGGAAAATGACCGGTACAGGATGCTTGGTACTTCTATCTTCGATCATAACTGGATTGACGACATCGTGCATGATAACAGACCTGTGCTTTTTATTGCAGAAGGGGTTTTCATGTACTTTGATCCGGAACAGGTGCAGAATATATTAAACCGGCTTATCGGGAGTTTTCCTAATGCATGGATGCTTCTGGAAGTTTTTCCAAAGTTCTTCTTACGATTCAGCAGGAAACATGAGACCCTGAAGATGATGGACAAGCCCCTTGTTTTCAAATGGGGAATAAATAAACCGGATGACCTTAAAGCTATTGACAAACGACTCAGGGTCAAAGCTTCATTCAATTATTTTGATATAAGAAAAGACAGGTGGAGATGGCTGGGCAAACTGGCTTACATCCCCTGGGTCAGGAATAATATGAATAACAGAATACTGAAGCTTGAGTTCGCATGAATGCCGGGAAAATGACATGATTCGGATGTGGTCCCTGGCTCACAAGGGACGCAGTACTGGCTGCCATTATTCTATATGGACTCCAGTATTTGCCTTTTCCGGATTACAGGATTCCTGTCTCACAGGAGAATGCCTTCCGCATAGGAGCATTCTGGTTTTTCCCGGGTATTCCTGTCTGGTCCTCAGGGGCAAAGGAGATCAGGAAAATTTTTCCAAAAGGTAAACTGGTCACCTCCGGCATTTTCAGGTACCTACAGCATCCAATCTATACTGCATTCTGTTTGTTTTGCATACCGGGAGTAGCCATTATGACCAGATCCGTGTCCGGCCTTCTTTTGCCCTCTGCCTTCTACGTTCTGAACAAGAGAATTCCTTATGAAGAACGATAGCTGGAAGACAGGTCCGGAAAAGAGTACACAGATTACAGGAAAAGTACCTGGAGGATTTTCCCGGATTCGGGTAACTGGCACCGATACCACATTTAAAATAGGTATATCTACTATTAATAGTTAAAACAATAATAATATATACTTCAAAAACATTATAGTCTTTGCTACATGCAATACAGAGCGTGCAAATGCCTATAAACCCAGTGTTTTTCAAGGGAAGCTATAATATGGTCACTTCCTTGGTACAACAAAAAGCCTTCTTTGCTGTATTGCATGCTGGCATTCTTTTTTCGCTGTAACTGATTAAAAAAGAAAAGTTGGTCCGGCTCTATAGAAATCCTGGCATTAAAACTTTGAGGGAAGCAGGCCGTTTTGTCAGTTCAAGGCTCTAATCCGAAGACTGAGATGAATGAAACAATCTTCTTATGCAACAGCGGATAATTGAGTTGTTATCAATTTGAAAACTGATTTATCGTAAGTCATGAATAACTCGAGCGAACCCGAAGGGTCCGGCGGAGCCGGCGTTTTACCACAATAAGAAACAAAATAATCTGCATAATACTCTGGAATACTTTCTTCGCAGGACTTCCGTAGAATTCTAATACAATCGTATTTATAAGTATCTTCTGTGCAGCAACATGGTAATGTGCCGCCTTCGGCGGATGGCTACTTTGTTTTTAGATTGCAGGTTGTTTTTGTGGGCATGAAAAAGAGCAATGTTTGTGTCACTC is a genomic window containing:
- a CDS encoding metal ABC transporter ATP-binding protein, with amino-acid sequence MIIDKQKEDIVLKVSNLDVYRGNSNIIREAGFSIHKGDYVGIIGPNGGGKTTLILSILGEIEHEKGSIELFGQDTASFTQWDKVAYIPQNAIEFDYHFPLSVKELVSLGRVRKSNLFRRLNSQDWDKVNEAMDLMGISDLANRRIGQLSGGQKQRAFVAKALVRDPEVLFLDEPITGMDFETQERFYKTLSNLNLHRKLTILVVSHDLTAVFCRMSRVICVNNKVHDSEIRPDLDPNDFLQQAYGEHFHFVFHDHKCQGDFNGA
- a CDS encoding zinc ABC transporter substrate-binding protein is translated as MDKKNSLLLIGVLVAVVLLALVLSIQVDDDSEDLKIVTSVYPLGYMAREIGGDKVQVDLLVPENTEVHSWYPSASDVLKASKADIFVYNGAGLEQWVEYSLLPALEGSNMSVVETTKGLDLSTSYEYDLTRLFIFDNDNSRTLVYDISEDDAVLVSTLPFAMNATKHSGFFDNTPFIRSSLGTCYLFVPNPESLKVLNTGLHGDHFHDPEVLSTIDAENPRHYAISTDGKQIAFALDNEQAVLVVDTENPGSYSKYEDPGTSSTSHATVVYDEDGLLYIGEMNTPAEENLRILQSSSGDVVVEGNAGDSPHGGVYSPFTGNVYFNGRGDSFGLVKVSGSGYEGLIPYTHNGTYLTRSWISDDGRSLISYTGNESLDLEYSSIVVYDLVNEVLEKEIEVHVREVSEEYGWPNSVFISGSNLVAISDPSDGQVVLVNLATGGTHNVQLEGSFPQAIRIIENQEKNTLWAVTSDGNVHLIDLEEMSAIKTWQLEEKPGSNNVLALVAVESMSAQVYDPHTWISPYIAMQQGEQIYETIVQADPENEAYYTKRWNNLKDKLTDLDERYMSELANTENEYIFVTHSAYGYLANRYGFEQEGVIGISADEQPSSSAMAALVNKMIETDTYFLYVDPVYSDAYVKTLKSNTESLSGKEVQVETLYIMTGTVDNKDYLEQMEANLESLKKGLGAT
- a CDS encoding class I SAM-dependent methyltransferase; protein product: MVSHNLKDVSETLLIPLWARAEEWDKADPVIMDEHALDLVRDIDYDFSKFKGSWMSQLGCAIRANILDRETKRFVREYPDAVIINLGCGLDTRFFRVDNGTINWYDLDLPPVIEVRKQFFRENDRYRMLGTSIFDHNWIDDIVHDNRPVLFIAEGVFMYFDPEQVQNILNRLIGSFPNAWMLLEVFPKFFLRFSRKHETLKMMDKPLVFKWGINKPDDLKAIDKRLRVKASFNYFDIRKDRWRWLGKLAYIPWVRNNMNNRILKLEFA